In Monodelphis domestica isolate mMonDom1 chromosome 4, mMonDom1.pri, whole genome shotgun sequence, one DNA window encodes the following:
- the LOC100619544 gene encoding calmodulin-1-like — translation MADQLTEEQIAEFKEAFSLFDKDGDGTITTKELGTVMRSLRQNPTEAELQDMINEVDADGNGTIDFPEFLTKMARKMKDTDSEEEIREAFHVFDKDGNGYISAAELCHVMTNLGEKLTDEEVDEMIREADIDGDGQVNYEEFVQMMTAK, via the coding sequence ATGGCTGATCAACTGACAGAAGAGCAAATTGCAGAATTCAAAGAAGCCTTTTCACTATTTGACAAGGATGGAGATGGTACTATAACAACAAAGGAATTGGGAACTGTAATGAGGTCACTTCGGCAAAACCCCACTGAAGCTGAATTGCAGGATATGATTAATGAAGTAGATGCTGATGGTAATGGCACAATTGACTTTCCAGAATTTCTGACTAAGAtggcaagaaaaatgaaagacacagacagtgaagaagaaattagagaagCATTCCATGTGTTTGACAAGGATGGCAATGGTTATATTAGTGCAGCAGAACTTTGCCATGTGATGACAAACCTTGGAGAGAAGTTAACAGACGAAGAGGTTGATGAAATGATCAGGGAAGCAGATATTGATGGTGATGGTCAAGTAAACTATGAAGAGTTTGTACAAATGATGACAGCAAAGTGA